Genomic DNA from Salvia miltiorrhiza cultivar Shanhuang (shh) chromosome 1, IMPLAD_Smil_shh, whole genome shotgun sequence:
aaattcttatatttacagaagtatatatttgtgtgaatacatgtatatattatgcttattaaaagtaacatttACTATaagcaaatgtaataatttgggGAGACAGATCAAATGGGCGCGGGTCAAAGGCACGGATCCGGGTCAGGGCTGGGGTGCGGGTCGACCCGGCCGCATCCCATGCGGATGCCCGCATGCAAGTGTGACTCTATAATGATTATGCCATTGTGGCTAACAAGATGGGAGCCCAATAACTCAATAACAATTTAACATATTGTGTCATATGCTATCAAATTACTCATTTTCCCTCATGGTTTTCGAAAATAATACTCCAATTAACTAGAGTTTTTACTGAAATTATAACTTCCATCCATGCGATGCACGATGAAATCGAAATTAAGtgacattttaaataaataaataacaatattaaacataatacaaataaatgtaaaatatgatttaaaaataaaatatcaattactcaataaaatttcaaatgtaaaaacgtaattttcaactatgtataaagtataatgataattataggtattaaataattttaaattatttgataatgaaaattaatatacacattattattatagagtttttcacataataataatagataaataaatatttttatacaccaatatagataaagaaaaagttataaaatttcaacaaagaaaaagaaaataaaatattttaaaattttataacctatttgttttaaattatataggcttattttcattaattttaatttacttcaattttaatttatcattaaataaaaatttatttatatatttttatttttagtgatTTTTCTTATGTAAATTTCAATCAGTGTACATATATGGGACGGAATGCCGAATGAGtattagttttcatattttcactattttcaatACACGAGGAAACGTTATACTTAAAGTTTATTTGGGTggtccctcaaaaaaaaaagtttattagagtaaaatataaagaaatccTAGGTGACCAAGTTCTCTATGAACCTTCTCTCATATATCCTCAGTAGTTCAAGTTAAGGGGTGAAGGCAAAATGCGTGCCGTCATCCACCCTTCCTTCCTTATCCACTACCACTACCCCTCTGCCGCCTCCGCCTTGCTCCGTTCTCTCCGCTATCGGCTGCCTCTCGCCGCTCCATTATTTCTCAAAGTTAAAGCTCTGTCTACTTCCGCCTCTTACGCTGAACTGGACAATGCCCGGACCGGTCGATCCGCATCGCTCGCTTCGCCTCCGGCCTCTTCCGACTTCACGCAGAAAATCGACGTTAATCCGCCCAAGGGAACTCGAGATTTCCCTCCTGAAGAAATGCGTCTCCGCAGTTGGCTGTTTCAGAATTTCAGGGAGGTAATTTGCTCAAATTTTGAAAACTGAGTTGTTTGGCTTACCCTATGTTTGGAGAAATTAATACTTTAGTTTCGAATAACatattgattatgtgatttctcCGTTCTGTGATAGTTGAGGCTTTGTAGTCATTGTATCAATAAATGTAGTCTCAAAGGTGCAATGTTCGTTGGTTGTTTTAGGTATCGCAATTATTCGGTTTTGAAGAGGTTGATTTTCCCGTTCTCGAGTCCGAGGCACTGTTTGTGAGGAAAGCTGGGGAGGAAATCAAGGACCAGGTTCGTCTCGTTTTTGGTTTGATGATTTATTCACACATATACCATTTGCTTTTCCGTATTAGCTCGGTGAAGTCAATCGACTCAATTGGAATTTCATTTTAATGTCGAATTAAAAGGAATTAAAGGGTGATAAGATCATGTAAGAGTCATGTGCTGATGGCTCTTACCTGGAGTGGTTTAAAGTTCTTCTGAGATTATTTGTTAGAATCACATCTCCAAAATGCAATATAGAGAATTCTTTCACCAGGTTACTTACAGTGTTTTCTTATTGTATGGATGAAGCTTTACTGCTTTGAGGATAGGGGAAACCGAAGAGTAGCATTAAGGCCAGAACTCACTCCTTCTCTGGCAAGGCTAGTGCTACAGAAAGGGTGAGTTCTTATCTTTCACTATATTCAGTAATTTATGGACCTCTCTAATTCCAGAAATTTTCTCCACACATACTTAGACTGTGTGCTCAAGATATTTATTTGTTATGATAATTCTTGTATCCAGGAACAGATGCCAGATTTTGATCTCCATGTTTTTTTCTATCCAGAAAATCTGTATCCCTTCCGCTAAAATGGTTTGCCATTGGACAGTGTTGGCGATATGAGCGAATGACCAGGGGACGCCGTCGTGAGCATTACCAGTGGAACATGGATATTATTGGTGTACCTAATGTTACAGTAAGTTTTCTAATATTTGTGTGTTCCTCTTAGCTTTTGTGGTTACCGCTTTTCTTTGAGTAGATCCACATTTAGGCTTACATATAACCTAGGACCATGTAAGAGTGCAGATTTCTTGCTATAAGTGAGTTATCAATCTTTTCACGAACAGTACAAATTTTCATTTAGTTTTCTAAAAGAACAaatataaatttcattgaatcaGTTTCTACCTTAAGAGGTTTTTTCGGGTCATTTTTTCTGATTTAGACTGTTGACCTTGAAGGACTATTTGTCAAGCAAACTTGAATTGAGCTTCAGTCTTTAAATCTTCATGATCAAATGATCAATACTTGTACTTGACTTATTTGGTAGCATATCAATTTTGTTTTACAGTCTCATCCAATTCCAAATCAACTCTATAATATGATTGAGAAATATCTTTACTTCCTAAACCTTTTGTATCGATTATGGTAGCTGCTCACAAACTTTTATAATTCTTCATTGGATGCTTTGATAGAAGAACAAAGAGGAAGAGCTAGTAATAGTAGCCATTTTgtaataaatatgtatatacacACAGATCGCCGTCCAGACTCCAGTGTTTTACATGTCAATTGTTGTCTCTGTGTTTATCTTGTTCCTGAATGATCCATTCACTGTCAGGCTGAAGCAGAGCTGATTTCTTCCATTGTTACATTTTTCAAACGCATTGGAATTACAGCATCAGATGTTGGGTTTAAAGTTTCCAGTCGGAAGGTATGAAGGTAGATGCTTTCTCATTTAGATATGTATTCCAAGTCCAATATATTGGAAATTGAAATGTATATgattctttttttccttttcctttctGCTTTTGGTTGGGTTGGGAGAGTATTAAATTGAggattgataaatttaaaatattgaaaCTAAACAAAAGCAAGAGTCTCTGATTTATTTGAAACTAAAATCACTTGTTTGCTATCAAGGATGAAGATTTTCCAGCTAACTTTTAGTTTAAAGTTTGTGATTCAGAGATTAAGTTAAAAACCTTTCTTCCCAGAGTGGAGGTTATGTATATCATTACCAATTGATGTTTTGTGCAATTAATTTTTCTCATATTGACGATTTGCCTTAAATAATTGTTATTCTGGCATTTTGCAGGTTTTGCAAGAAGTGCTCAGGCGCTACACAGTACCAGAGAGCTTATTTAGCAGGGTTTGTGTAACAATAGACAAGGTCAGTTGATAATGAAATGTTCATGGATATGCACAAGCATTTAATAAATTTCCATAACACTTGGTTGTTTAATACTATATTCTCATGCTAAGTTTAATATTATATCTCTGATATGTCTTGTTACTTGCTTCTTTCGTTGTTAATTCATTCTATACAGTTGGAGAAGATTCCCATGGATGATATCAAGAATGAGCTGAGGGCTGCCGAGTTATCAGAGCAGGCGGTTGAAGAGCTACTACAAATTCTTGCAGTGAAATCTTTGGAAGAATTGGAAGGTAGTATGTCAGACATGATAATGTGAAGATTTTTATCGCATTTGCTTCATAGAAATTTTGAGGTTGATGTTTGATCATCCCATTCTGAGGCTGCTAAGAAAAGAGAAAAGGGAGGGGCTAACTATATTATTGAATTAGAAGATAATGTTCTAGCTGGAATTTAGGTATACCAGTGCAATTATAGTTTATTTCTTCAGTATCTTGATATCAAGTTTGGGACCGACAACCAAAACAAACCTGTTAAGACTGAGTCATTGATGTTCTTTTGTGCTATTTATAAAAAAGTGCAAACTTAGTCTTCTTGTTTGTTTATACATCATTACAGAGAAACTAGGCTCTTCAGTTGAGGCCCTTGCTGAGTTAAAGCAACTATTCTCGCTTGCTGAAAAGTATGGTTATTCTGAGTGGATCCAGTTTGATGCATCCATCGTCCGTGGCCTAGCCTACTACACTGGAATCGTTTTTGAGGTATATATAGATTAGGGTAAATCTGTCAAAACAAATCTTTATATGTTTTAATGGTTGACTTAATTTCCATAAATAGCTTGAAATTGTCAAAATAAAGACACCCTCAACCTAGTAATCTCATCTAAGGCTATATATTTTAGTATATAAAGTAGAGATAATCTAATCTAGCAACTCTAGAGTAAGATCTGAAACAAGTGTACTGCCAGTGAAAACAATATCTTAGCATTCTTTAACATATCAAACTACCATCTTATCCTTGTCTAAGTATGTTTCTCTACTCATTAGCATGAGTTCTCTTAGGTAAGATGGAAGTTGCTACCCTAAACAATATACCTCATACTGGTAGGAAGCATATTTCTGATGCTTTATCACTGGAGCCTGGAGGGTCTATAAAAACTACTAGAAACCAGAGCTGAAGCATAGAGGACTCTGCTCGATAGTTAGTGGCTGGAGCGAGCAAGGTTGTTAAAAACAGAGGCATACCTGAGGCGTTTTGTCTCTAAAAGGCAAGGCGTAAGCCTCGAGGCGGTCCGAGGCGTAAGCCTCGGacttaaaacaaataaaaattccAAAACATTATAAAATCGAAATAAAGCAAACTAAACAATAGATAATTAACCAAACATTAACATAATAACTTAGAAATCATAAAGCATCGCAATCAAGTCATAAAATGTTCAAATTCAAGCATCATAGTCGTCTTAATTCTTAAGTCTTAAGCTTAACCCCACTTAAAGTCCTAAATACTTAAGTATCATAGTGATCTACTCATCATTGCCATCATCCGCGCCGGAGGAGGGTGGCGGCAGAGGGTGCTGAGTGAGGAGTGAAGAGAAGAAGAGAGCAGAGAGGAACAGAGAACGGCGCTggagtttttaaattttttgctttctatttttcagttttaagtAAAATTAAGGTTAGGTTTTTTCAATTCTAACATCAATTAGGGTTGGGCTTTTCTTTAAT
This window encodes:
- the LOC131002812 gene encoding histidine--tRNA ligase, chloroplastic/mitochondrial isoform X2, producing the protein MRAVIHPSFLIHYHYPSAASALLRSLRYRLPLAAPLFLKVKALSTSASYAELDNARTGRSASLASPPASSDFTQKIDVNPPKGTRDFPPEEMRLRSWLFQNFREVSQLFGFEEVDFPVLESEALFVRKAGEEIKDQCWRYERMTRGRRREHYQWNMDIIGVPNVTAEAELISSIVTFFKRIGITASDVGFKVSSRKVLQEVLRRYTVPESLFSRVCVTIDKLEKIPMDDIKNELRAAELSEQAVEELLQILAVKSLEELEEKLGSSVEALAELKQLFSLAEKYGYSEWIQFDASIVRGLAYYTGIVFEGFDREGKLRAICGGGRYDRLLSTFGGEDVPACGFGFGDAVIIELLKERGLLPELSPKVQNVVCSLGQDLQGAASLVAARLREKGQTVDLVLENKPLKWAFKRAARVNAQRLIIVGSSEWEKGMVGVKILSSGEQYEIKVDELE
- the LOC131002812 gene encoding histidine--tRNA ligase, chloroplastic/mitochondrial isoform X1, which produces MRAVIHPSFLIHYHYPSAASALLRSLRYRLPLAAPLFLKVKALSTSASYAELDNARTGRSASLASPPASSDFTQKIDVNPPKGTRDFPPEEMRLRSWLFQNFREVSQLFGFEEVDFPVLESEALFVRKAGEEIKDQLYCFEDRGNRRVALRPELTPSLARLVLQKGKSVSLPLKWFAIGQCWRYERMTRGRRREHYQWNMDIIGVPNVTAEAELISSIVTFFKRIGITASDVGFKVSSRKVLQEVLRRYTVPESLFSRVCVTIDKLEKIPMDDIKNELRAAELSEQAVEELLQILAVKSLEELEEKLGSSVEALAELKQLFSLAEKYGYSEWIQFDASIVRGLAYYTGIVFEGFDREGKLRAICGGGRYDRLLSTFGGEDVPACGFGFGDAVIIELLKERGLLPELSPKVQNVVCSLGQDLQGAASLVAARLREKGQTVDLVLENKPLKWAFKRAARVNAQRLIIVGSSEWEKGMVGVKILSSGEQYEIKVDELE